The bacterium genomic sequence CTTCGGTGCACTGCGGCATCGCGACTACCGCATCTTCTTTGCCGGCCAGTTCGTGTCCTTCATCGGCACCTGGATGCAAAACACCGCACAAAGCTGGCTCGTGTATGAACTCACCCGCTCGCCGGCATGGCTGGGCCTCATCAGCTTCTTGGGATTCCTGCCGCTTTCCTTGTTTGCGTTGATTGGCGGCAGCGTGGCCGACCGTTTCAACCGCCGGCGGCTGGTGTTGGCCACCAATGCGCTGGCGCTGATCATCGCCGGCTTGTTTGCGGTGTTGATCTGGCTGCACGCCGTCGAAATTCACCTGGTGGCGGTGCTGGTGTTCCTGAACGGCCTGGTCAATGCCTTTGACATTCCCGCACGGCAATCCTTTCTGGTTGAGATGGTGGGCAAGGAAGATCTTGCCAACGGCATTGCGCTCAACTCGGCGATGTTCAACGGCGCGCGCATGTTCGGGCCGGCCGTGGGCGGCCTGGTGATTGCAGCTTTTGGCACGGCCTGGTGCATGGCCGCCAATGCTCTGTCGTTTCTGGCGACCATTCTGGCTGTGGCCGCGATTCGCTCGCGCGCACCGGCGCGGCAGGAAAAGGCGCCGCTGCGACTGCTGCAATCGCTGCGGGAGGGCGCTGCTTACATTCGCAGCTCGCAATTGGTATGGGGCGTGCTGGGGTTGGTGGCGGTTTCGACGGTTTTTGGTTGGTCCTACACCGTCATTCTGCCGGTTTATGCTGACAAGATTTTGGGCGGCGGTGCGGTCGAGCTTGGGCAATTGCTGTCGGCAAGCGGCCTGGGCGCGCTCAGCGGCGCGGTGTTTTCGGCGACGGTGGCCAGCCGCTTTCGGCCGCGCAAGATCTTGCTGGCCGGTCTTCTCATCTTCACCCTCGCGATCATGGGGTTTGCATTGTCGCGCCAGCCGTTGCTCGCCACGATCAGTCTGGCGCTGATGGGCTTGGGTCTGATTCTGTTCAATGTCAACAGCAACAGTGCGCTGCAGCAGCGTGTGCCCGATCACTTGCGCGGCCGGGTGATGGGTTTCTATGTGCTGTGTTTCGGCGGCTTGATGCCGTTGGGCAGCCTGCAGATCGGTTTCGTTGCCGAGAAGCTGGGTGTCACTTTGGCCCTGCTGCTCAACGCCCTCATTTGCGGCCTGGCGGTGTTTGCGGCCGCCCGTGTGCTCGTGCAGATGCGCCAGCGCCCGGTGGAAGAACCGGCCGCCGCGAGTCCCTCCCCGATCAACGGCTTCTCGATTGAAAGATAGTCTCGCGTCCGTCCGCGGACGAAGAAATCGCCCGGGCGCTTGCTTCCGAAGCTTGCACGAATTGAATGGCACTTGCCGTTGTCCATTGCGCAGCGCCCGGGCGGTGGTTTTTCTCATCTCGTTTCCGGCCGCAATCTGCAAATCTGCCTTTCGCTGGCGGCAGTGCTTGCGGCTATATAACCCATCGTGAACCTGAATCTGCCTACGTGCGCTGCGCTTTCTGCCGCCGGCTGGCCGCTGCGACAGGCCGGCGATGCTGCCACGCACGTCAGGGCGCGCGGGGGCAGGAATTCGACATTCAGGTTGAATAGGAAGTCGATTTGACTCGGTCGCTGATTCCATATGAAAGTTGTGAGGACGTGCCTGCCATGATTGTCAATCCTACCGGCGTTATTCTCGCGGTGTTTTGTGGGCTGGTTCTGGGTTGCGCTGCGGAGAAACCCACCAAGCCGGCCGCGCGGCATGACGCCGAACAAATCGCCCGAGAGCAAGTGCCGGGCGGATTTGTCACCAGCTTGCGACAGGAGGTCGATCTGGGCAGACGGGTGTACAAAGTCTTGGTGCAAAATGATTCGACGGCGAAACGGGTGAGTATCGATGCCGCCACCGGCCGCATCGTTGAGATCCTCGATCGCACCGAGGATTTGCGCGAAGCGATGGCGGATAATGAAAACCTCTCCGTGCCGCTCAGCCCGGCGGTGCGGGCCGCCGCGGAATCCACCGCGCTGGCGGTAGTGCCGGGCGAACTCCTGCGCTGGCGGGTGCGGAAAGACCAGGGCCGCCTGCTTTATCGCTGCGGCATTGCGGAGGCGGATGGCAAGGTCGCGCGCGTCACGATCGATGCGGTCACGTGCGCTGTGCTTGCCGTCGATCGCTCGCAGCCCGCGCGCTGAGACGAGGCCTCACACTTTCGTTCGTTTTGTCGCAAGTCCGTGACATGAAAATTGACTGCCGCAGCCGCCAAGCTTGACTTTCCTCAGGCGCTTCGTTATTTTGCGCAGTCAAAAAAAATGCCGCCCAAAATCCGGAGTACGCTGCTGCGTCACACGCCCGTGCGAGACACCTCTTCCACCCCTGTTCGCACCGACCACCTTGGCTGACTTTCCCGCAATTTCTTCAAATTGGATTCGATGTTGGTAGACTATCTCGTCATTCTGACGTCAGGCTGAACCGGGGAAGCGATTTGGCAAGCGGGCGCGAACGCAGACGGCGCTCAGGGATGATGTCGGAATTCTGCTGATCGCGGAATTCGCTGAGCTGGCCGAAGGGCATGCGCCGGCAGGGCGGCGGCCGGGGTGATCATCACCACGACAGCCGCCGCGACGAGTTCAGGGTTTGGCGGCTCCATTCGGAGTGATGGCGCGGCGCCAGGACGTTTTTCAACGCTTCAATCTGCAGGAGGCTGTCATCATGAGTTGGACGGACACTTTTACCAACCACCAAGCAGCAAAAGCTTACGATGGCGACAATAGTACGGGCGGCTATGACGACCCCGATTCCTTCGATGACAGCGGGGAGGTCAACGACCCGTATTCGCCGATCTGGGAGGGGAGTACGGTCCACAGTGACACTTGGGGTGGCGATTCCTCTTTCACCGATTCCAACGACAATTCGCAAGACTGATTTGGCCCACGAGCGGCCCTGTCTGGGTGAACCGCGGTGCCGTGCCGGCACCCAATAACCAGCAGCACCATTGCCGAGAATGCAGCGCACGGGTAGGCATGTCCCCCCATGCTGGCCAAACCGGCGCGGCCGTTGCATTCTCGGCATTTTTGTGATTGCGTCCTGTCGCAAAATTGTGTTTATTTCCCCACAATCATCCGCACCACAGCGCGAGCCATTGCCTCTCTGGCTGGATTCCATCTATCCTGGCGCCGGTTTTCATGTTGATTGACACACTCAAAAACTGGATTACCGTTGTACGGCAAAAGGCGCGGCAGCAGTCGGCTCTGGCGTCCGCCCAACCGGCGGCGTGGCACGTCATGACCATCGACAAATGCGTGGAACAAGTGCCGCAGATGAAAAGCATCCGGCGCGGCGATTTGCGTTTTGCCGACCGCATGGTCGTCACCACCCAGAATTCCGAGTATGATCTCGTGATGATCGAAGACGACACCTTCCTGGTGGCCGGCGGCTGGTTCGATCGCGAACACTTGTCACCGCATCGCGTCAGAATCAACGGCTGCACTTGGGGCGGCAGCATGATTTGTTTGGATATTCTGGCGGCGCCGGGCATGTGCATGGAATTCAACAACCGCGTGCTGACCTCGGCCATTCGCGCCGTCGTGGTGTACCGACCGCAATTTTCCACCTCCGACTGATTTGCAATTGCCGCATGCGAGATTGTATTTGATCGCTGCGGCCATCCCCCCCGAGGCGGCCGGACGCAACTCTCTCCCAACGTTCGCATGTGCTCCATCATTCTGCAATTATCCCGGTTCCGCCGTTTCCGAATTTGCTTGCGGCGACCGCGGCATGCGACTTGCCAATGCTCAGCAGTGAAACGAACGATTGTGCTGAGAGCGATCAGCACGCAGTGCATGGCACCCCCCTCACAGCCAAAAGGCCCGGGTCGCGCGACTCGGGCCTTTTTGTTACTGGCCCCCAAGATCCTTCAATCCTTTTGTCCCCAATCATTTCGAAATGAGGATTCCACTAAACGTCGCAGCACGAACTCCGCGGTGCCGCTGCCGGTGTGGCATGGCAACCAGCCGCAACTTGCGCTTGACTTTCCGGGCAGATTTGGATACACTCCGCCCAATTTTCGGAAGAACCTTTGGAACCGCTCATGCGCTGGCTCAAACCGATTTTCGGCATTCTGCTCATGCTGGCTGTTTTCCTCCTGCTCAATTTCCGGCAGCAGCAAATTCCACCACTCGGGAAATTCCTCAATCCCTTTGCCGGGTTTTGGCAAAACAACACTACCCAGGATGAATTGCCCACCCACATGTTCCTGCCCGGATTGCAGGATAGCGTGCACGTGTTGTGGGATGAGCGCCGCGTGCCGCATATCTTTGCCGGGAACGAGCACGATTTGTATTTTGCGCAAGGTTATCTCACGGCCCGCGACCGGCTCTGGCAAATGGAGTTTCAGACGCATGCGGCTGCCGGCCGGCTGGCGGAGATCGTCGGCGCACGCGGCCTGGAACACGATCGCTTCCGCCGCCGCCTGGGCATGGTCTACGCCGCGGAGAATGCCCTGGCTGCCATGCGTGCCGATTCCGCCACCTGGCAGGCGGCCGAGGCCTATGCCCGCGGCGTCAACGCCTGGATCAGCAATCTGCCGCTGCGCCACTTACCGCTGGAATACAAGATTCTCGACTACCGTCCGGAAGCGTGGACGGTGATGAAGTCGGCGCTGCTGCTGAAACTCATGGCCTGGCGCCTGACCAGCCGCAATGAGGAAGTCGTCATGTCGCGCACGGCCGCGGCGCTGGGCGATTCGCTGACGCGGCTGTTGCATCCCGGCTATCCGCCGTTCATGGAGCCGATTGTGCCGGCGGAGACGCAGTGGCAGTTTGTGCCGGCGGCGGTGCCGCAGCAGGGTCACGAGTTCAAATACGTGCCGCCGGAGGACGCTTCTCTCTCGGCGGCCCTGCCGGCGCGGGGCAGCAACAATTGGGCAGTGGCGGGCAGCCGCACAACCAGCGGTTATCCGATTCTCTGCAATGACCCTCACCTGACGCTCAACCTGCCGGCGATTTGGTATGAAGTGCAACTGGCCGCGCCGACAGTCAACGTCTATGGCGTGAGCTTGCCGGGCGCGCCCGCGGTGGTCATCGGCTTCAACCAGCAAGTCGCCTGGGGCGTCACCAATGCCGAATCCGATGTGATGGATTGGTATCACATCGTTTTTCAAGACAGCACGCGCCAGGCTTATTTCCATGACGGCGCCTGGCGGCCAACGGCCTGGCGCGTCGAGGAAATCAAGATCCGCGGCGGCGCGACGGTGCGCGACTCGATTCCCTTCACCCATCACGGGCCGGTGGCCTATCGTGCTGCGGAAAAGCCGTTTGCCAGCGACGTGCCACGCGGCGCCGCGCTGCGCTGGGTGGCGCATGACGCCTCGAATGAACTGGCCACTTTTCTCAAGCTGAATCGCAGCCGTAATTACGGCGATTTTCTCGCCGCATTGGAACACTATGCCTGCCCGGCACAGAATTTTGCGTTCGCCGACAGCGCCGGCACGATTGCGCTGTGGCACCATGGCCGCTTCCCGCTGCGCTGGCCGGAGCAGGGCCGTACGGTCAGCGACGGCAGTGATCGTGCCTACGATTGGCCGGGTTGGATTGCGCGCGCGCATCTGCCGCACACGGTGAATCCCGGCCGTGGTTTTGTCAGCTCCGCAAATCAGAGTCCGGTCGCCGATACCTACCCCTATTTTCTCGGCGGCGAGTATGCTGCCTTTGAGCGCGGCGCCCGCATCAATTCCCAGCTTGCAGCGCTGAGCCACCTGCGTCCGGAAGACATGCAGGCTTTGCAGAATGACGTCGTGGATCTGCATGCCGCCACGGTCTTGCCGGCGCTGCTGGCGCAACTGCCGCCAACCGGCTTGACGCCGGAGCAGGCGCAGGCACGCGCCGAACTCGAGCAGTGGAATTATGAGTTTCAGGCCGATCAGGTGGCGCCGGCAATTTTTGCGCAATGGTGGCGCGCCTTGCAGGATTCGATTTGGAATGATGAATGGCCAAACAGTGACCACCGCCTCAAGCGGCCGCGCCGGGACGTGACCGTTGACTTGATTCTGCATGCGCCGCACGCGCCCTACTTCGACCGGCGCAACACCGCTGCCCGCGAAACTCTGCCCGACCTCGCCTGGCTCGCATTGCAATCCGCGGTGCGCCAGCTTCGCGAGAAGTTCGGGCCAATGGGGCCGGCTTGGCAATGGGGCCACACGCGCGGAACCGACCTTCGCCATCTTGCCGATATTCCCGGCCTGGGGCGCTTGGGTTTGCGCAGCAGCGGTAACTACACCTGCGTCAATGCCATCACCAACACTACTGGGCCTTCCTGGCGCATGATAACGGCCCTGGGTCCGCAGCCGCAAGCTTGGGTAATTTATCCGGGCGGCCAGTCGGGCAATCCCGGCTCACAGTTCTATGACAACTTTGTGGATGACTGGCTGGCCGGGAAGAGTTACGCGGCGCTTTATTTGAAATCACATTTGCAGACGGATGATCGTCTCATCGGCAGGACTATTTTGCGAGGGAGGCCATGAAGGGAGTCGCTCTATGCCTGGCAATCATGCTGATGCTCCAGCTTCTCACGCCGTTCTGGTGGTGGATTATGCTGGTGCCGCTGGGTTTTGGCATGTGGGCAGCCCGCTCGGTGTGGCACGGCATGGGAGTGGGAATGGTGAGCGCGGGATCGCTGTGGCTGGGCGCAAGCCTGTATAACTGGCTGTCGTCCGGTCAATTCATTGCCGATCGCGTGGCAGCAATGCTCGGCGCCGGCCTCGGTTTGAACAGCGTCGTGTTGCTATTCGTGTTGACGGCGCTGGTGGCGGTGGTGCCGGCCGGCCTCGCCGGTGCGACCGGCTATTGGTATCGATACCTCTTCCTGACGGCGATGAAATCCCGCTGAACCGGTTGAAAGCGGGCAATGCCGCGCGCGGGCTTGCGGCTGCCTCGGTCACCGCTTGAGTTTGCGCAGTTGCAATTCGATTTCGCCGGGTGCAAACCACAACTCAAAATGTCCGGGCCGGATGCTCCTGGAATTTTCATAGGACGCTGACAGATCTGAAAGTCTCACCTCCACGCCCGCCCTTGCCAACACTGCCTGCAAGCGCCGGGCATCAGCCTCGTCCGCTTTGCGGAAGTAGCGCAGTTCGGTAACCTGCGGCCCTTTATCCACCAAACGCTCGATGCCGGGCACGACATAACCCGCGGCCTTCACCTGCTCGCCCGCCTGCTTTGCGGCCGGTCGCTGTTGCTCATCGCGAATGTGAATATAGAGCCGCGCTGGAATCGTCGCGGAGTCAGGAACCGTGGCGAGCGCTTGCGCCTGGCTCAATCCCGCCTTCAGCGAGGACAATTCCCTTTGTGCCGGCTCGTTGCCACCGCCTTGCAGCGTCCGGGATAAATCGTCGACTTGCCGCGCCAGGCTGTCCAGCGTGAACGCCAAGTAGGCGCGCTGTGCCTGCATCTGGCGAATTTCAGTTTCCAGCGCTTGCTTTCTGGCGATTAACGGCCGAATCTTCTGCCCCACCACCACGACCACCACGACCACGACAATCGTCAGCAAAAGTTGGGCAACCATCCACAGCGATACGCGCCGGCCGGCTGCCTGCGTTTTGCCGCCGGTTTTTTTCACATTCATTTCTGTCCACCTCCTGACAAGGCGATCTTGATGATGCGGTAGAGAATCGTTCCGAAACCCAGCAGCCCGCCGCCAAACCCGGCTGACTCGATTTTGCCGAGTGTCTCCACGTTGATCTTGTTATCGAGCACGGCCCACACCGTGCCCAGCACCAAAATGATCAAACACAGGCAAGCCGTGCCGATGGTCATGAGTATGGCATATTCGCGCGAGGAGGCGGTGGTGCCTTCGGGTGGACCAGCCGGCACTGCGCCGGTCGGCAGGGGTTCGGCAGACGCGAAGATGACCTGTTTGGGGTCGGATTTCGGCGCAATCAACTTGGGTGTTTGCTGCTCGTCCAAGCTTTCGAGATTGATTTGCAGGCAGCCCAGGTCGAAGGCGGTTTGCAGATCGCGGCCAAAGCCCAGCGCTTGATAGAACGCGGAGGCGAAACTGAGCGCAGCGGCGTCACCGATGGCGGAGGACATGCCGATAACGCAATCGATCTGTTGCGCGATCGCCTGCGCCTGGCCGGCGGAGAAGCAGGCGTTGAGCACGACGCAGCGGATGTTGTCTTTCAACAGGGCAAACAACTGCCCGAACGCCGCGCTCGACACCGGCTGGCTGTTGCCCTCGTGGTCTTCCAGAATGATTTCGCTGGCCTCGCTGCCGTGGCCGCTGAAGTGGACGATATCGGGTTGGTAGCGCAGGAGATGGCTTTGCAGATCGCTGACGCGCACCGCCCATTGCTGCTCGATCTCGAAGCGGTCGCGAAATTGGGATTGGCGCAACGCCTGATCGATGCGCCGGACTTCCTCATCCAGGCGCAGCGGGCTGGTATCGCGGGGATTCGCAGCGAGGAAGAGAATGCGGATGACTTTGCTCATAGACAGCGCGGCGGAAGAAGTTGGGAGCCAGTTCCATGCGCGGGAAGCCGCGTCGTACGCCGTGACTTTGCTCCCTTACATGGTGAATCGGCGCCAAATATGCAAATGGTTTTTCCAGTGCGCCTGGGACTGCCCTCGCAGGCAGAGACTCTCCTCGCCGCAACCGCATCCGGCCGTTTCACGGAAGGGAGCCGGTGCCACCCGTCACCACAAACTGGCCGCCTTCGCGCTTGGCGGGAATCTTGAGAAAGTCCGCGCCGATTTCCTCGACCCGCTCACCCAGGCTGGCGAGCAAGCCGTCGGGCATGTTGGCGTGCTCGATGAAGAAATACGGGATGATTTCATAATGCCCGGGCGGCACAATGTTGGGCGTGAAGTTGAACACTAGCCGCCGGCTGCGCACTTCGGGGCCGATGCGATCATAGTCGCGCGTGTGCGCGCCGACGTCCGGCACATCCGCAAAAATTTGCCCCGATTCCCGCTGCCGCAGCAGAATCGCGCCCAGAAAGCCGCCGACGCTTTTGGGATAGACCACGGTCACTGAATCGAGCGTGGCCTGTAACGACACCTGCACGTGCACCGGGCCGTCGAATTGGCTCGGCACCACTGCCGGCTCGACGTAGGTGAGAATGCGCAGCATCTTGAACAGCGAGACCTGGTTGATCAACTCACCGTCGGCGTTCAAGTCACCGGCGCCGTACACGAACCGGCCGTTGCGCACGAGCACCTCGGCCCAAGCGAGTTTGTAATTTGCCAAATAGAAATACAGCCGGTGCCAGCCGCTGGCATCGGTCTGCGTGACCGCCGGCGGCAATTGCAGGGTGAATTCGCCCGTGCTGCCGGTGCGCGTGGCAACGGTGGTGCCTTCGAGCCAGACGTACACCTCGGCGGGATTGCCGCCGTCGCTCAACTGCACGCGTCCCTGCAACTCGCCGCTTTCAACACGAATGCCGTCCTCGGAGAGCGGGCTTTTGCTGCAACTCTGAACCAACAGCGCGGCCAGAAGGGCGGCGACCGCACCGAAAGATCGCACTTGCATCATGGCTGTGGCCTCGCATGAAATGTTATGCTGCTTGCTGCCCGCCGGCTGGGCGTTCCCTCGCGGGGTGGGCGGCCCGCCTGCCGTGGTGTGATCCATCAATATTGCGCGCCCAGCACCAGATAGTAGCGCCGGTCACGAATGGCCAGCCCCTGCAACACCTCGCCCGTTTGGTGGAGCAGATTGCGGCCGGAGGCATTGACAAAGAGCTTCAGTTTGTCGATCGCAAAAGTCTTGCTGAGATGCAAATCGAGATTGGAGTAGGCCGGCAGCGTGACCTCGGCCAGGCCGCCAAATGCGGGCGCGCCGCCCGACTGGTCTCCCGCTTTGATGCGGCGCAGCCAGCCGACTTGCTCGCTTTCCGTGAACCAGTAGGCCTGGAAGGAATAACCGGCATGATCGACATTGAGCGTGAACGTGCGCTTGAGATCGGATTTGAAGGGGAACGCCGCCCGCTCGGAAATCGAGTAGCGTGACAGGCCGCTGCTGAGCGTCACTTTCTTGCGGAAAAAGAACACACTGGCCTGGGATTCGATGCCGGCAATGCGGGCGTTTTGCACGTTGTCGTAGAACAGGATCGGAATGCCGGGCGTGGCCGCCGCGCGGAATTTGTTCGCGTAATGATTTTGAAAGAAGTTGCCGCTCACCTGCCAGCCGTAGATGCTGGTATGCGCGCGCACGTCGCGTGTGATCACCATGCCCAATTCCACGCTGCGGTTCTTCTCCGGCGCGAGATTGGGCTGGCTGGCAGCGGGCGCGAAAAAGGCCGGCGAGCTGACCTGCTGCAGCAGCGTGGGAAATTTGACATTGGCGCCCACATTCAAATAGCCATTCACCGCAAGATTGTTGCGGTACCCCGAAAAACTGAAGGCGAACTTGAGCGTGGTGGCGCGCCAATCATTGCGCTCGAAAACGCCGGCGGCCACCAGCGGATTCTGATCCGCCGGATTGCCGCGCAGCACGTAGTCCGGCTGTTCATCCAGCACGCGATCGTGGCGCATGCTGACATCCACGTCCACGGCTTGAAAAAAGTCCGAGCCGCCGTCATTGTGCAGCTTGGCGATGGCCACCACGCCGTGATGCTGCCGCGTGAACGTGGCGGAATGCAAGCCCAGCCGCTGCTCGCCGGGCACGTCGCGGTCATCGCGAAACTCCAGCCGCGCGCCCTCGAATTGATACGCCGTCAGCAGATCCAGCCGGCCCAGGGGAAAATGCTTCTCCGCGTTGAGATGAAAGGCGCGATTGTCAACCACGCCGCTCACCGACCCGGCGCTCACCACCCGCCGGTCTTCTTCCATTCGTTGCAGCGATACCGCCAGCTCGAAATCCTGCTGGCGCGCCTGTTCCGCGGCATAGCGCACCGTCAGCACGTGATTGAGATTGTCGGCGCGTTCATCGAAGAAGCGATCTTCATAAAGGCGATCGGTGTAGAGGTAACTCGCCGTCAAGGATTTGCCCAGCCGGCCGCCGCCGGCTTCGCTGAAGCGGTAAGTGAGATTGGCGGAATGATGCAATTCGGTGTTCTTCAATCCCAGGTCCTCAGCAACCGCAACGAAACTGCGTTTGGAAGCGCCGCGCGCGAGATTGTAGGAGGCCAGCAGCCGGTTGAATTGGCGAAAGAAATGCAACCCCCAATTGCCGGAGCGGTAGGTGCCGAAACGCTGCTGAAAGCGAATGGAATAGTCCTTCTGCACTTTGGGCACCGCGTTGATCACGCCGCCGAAGGCATCGGCGCCATAAAGCGCGGTGTTGCTGCCCTTGATCACTTCCAGCCGCTCGAGATCCTGCAAATCGAGCAACTGCAAATCGAAGACGTTGTCATAGGCGCTGTTCAGCCGCACACCGTTGAACAAGATCGCTACTTCATCCGGGTTGCTGCCGCGAATCGACACGGTCTTGCGGCCGCTGAGCTGCTCCTCGATCTGCACGCTGTGATCGGTCTTGAGCAAATCGCCGGCGTCGACGAAGCCGCGGATTTCGAAGCTTTTGGCGTCGATGACCGACACGGTTTGCGGCAAATCCCGGGCGATTTCCGGCGGCCGTTCGCCGATTTCGCGCACCTCGATTTCCGGCAGCACGATGACGCGCGGTTGCAGATAGACGTAACGCAGATTCAGCAGCGCCGCGAGCGGGAGGGCGCGAGTTTCATAGGCCACATGCTGAAATACCACGATGCGGGCGGCGCTGGTGTCTGCCAGCCGCAAGGTGAAGCGGCCGCTGAGGTCGCTGGCCGTGCCGGTTTTTGTGCCCTCGAAATAGACACTGACGCCGCGGATTTCGCGGTGCGTGTTGAGGTCGCGGATAATCCCCGAAAAGGAACTCTGCTGGGCGGACAAGGCAGCGGGGAGGAGGGCTCCCCAAAGAATCAACGACTGGGCAAGCCATCTGCAAGACAGCATAAAGGCCTCCTCTGTGAGCGTCATGGCGCGTTGCGGCGTGGGCGTGAGAACTGGCGGAAAATGGAACTCCGGTCTCAGAGATGCAAGCAAAAAGTTGTGAATGGCGCGGCCGATGCATTCGTTTGCGTTGGCTGTAGACGGATCCCATCGCAGGCAGGCGGTGTTCACGGGCTGCGTCTCCACGGGCGAGATCCCCCCGGCGGCTGGTCCCTTCGTGCAAATGCCTTCCCGATGTTATGCAAAATTGCGCACGCATGCCTGATAAAATCGGACCTGACTCAAGTTTGGTTTTTAGCCATAACATCTTGATTTTAATGCCTGAGTTTCTCTTGGGCGGATACCTGTTCTGTCATGTTTGTTACACTGGCATAATTTCTGTTGAGGTGATTGCTACTCTATTCCATATATATGTGGAAATTTTCCCCCCTTGCGTTATGGCTGGGTTCTGACCACGTTGATTCCACGGTTCGCAAGACGGCTTTCCTTTCATCGCACTGATTCTGAAGTAGACAAAGACTCGATTCCACCAGGGCAGTAGCAGGAAGGACAAAACTTCCGACGGATCGCCAAGAAATTCAAGCGTCGGCAGTGGGTGTGCCAAGTTCTGCGAAATGAGAATCTCATACTACCGTCATTCCTACATTTTCGGTATTTCGGCTGCATTAGCCCTCGGCTAGTGGCGCGGCGCGCCATTGGTTGGAGGGCTTTTTTGTTTTTGGGGATGCTCGCTCCCGGGAGGAAACCGGCGAGCCACGCCTGCAGCAAGGCTTGAGCGTCCCGCAGGGAAGGAAAGGTTTGGCAACTAAACTCCCATCTACTAACCATCACTGGAGGAGGTAGAGTATGCATCGCAGGTCCATGGCAGTGCTTGCCTCGTTGCTCCTGCTGCCGTGCTTTTTGTTCGCCCAAGACGGTAAGATTCGCGGGCGCGTGACGGCCAAGGACACCAACGAGCCTCTGATCGGCGCCAACGTCGTGGTCGACGGCACGACGCTGGGCGCCGCGGCGGACCTCAACGGCGATTTCGTCATTCTGAGCGTTCCGCCCGGCGTGTATACCGTGCGCGCGAGCTACATCGGTTACCAAACCGTTGTGATCGCCAACGTGCGTGTCAGCGCCAACTTGACGACCACGCAGGACTTCTCGCTGCCCAGCTCCGCAATTGCGGTGGAAGCGATGGAAATCGTGGCCGAGCGCCCGTTGATCCAGCGCAACACCACCAACACCGTGCGCCTGACCACGCAGGAAGACATTCAGAACCTGCCGTTCCGTGGCGTGCAACAAATCGTGGCGTTGAACTCGGGAACGGTGCTGCAGGACGGTAACCTGCACGTGCGCGGCGGCCGCGTCGGCGAAGTCGC encodes the following:
- a CDS encoding MFS transporter, with product MSLALRFGALRHRDYRIFFAGQFVSFIGTWMQNTAQSWLVYELTRSPAWLGLISFLGFLPLSLFALIGGSVADRFNRRRLVLATNALALIIAGLFAVLIWLHAVEIHLVAVLVFLNGLVNAFDIPARQSFLVEMVGKEDLANGIALNSAMFNGARMFGPAVGGLVIAAFGTAWCMAANALSFLATILAVAAIRSRAPARQEKAPLRLLQSLREGAAYIRSSQLVWGVLGLVAVSTVFGWSYTVILPVYADKILGGGAVELGQLLSASGLGALSGAVFSATVASRFRPRKILLAGLLIFTLAIMGFALSRQPLLATISLALMGLGLILFNVNSNSALQQRVPDHLRGRVMGFYVLCFGGLMPLGSLQIGFVAEKLGVTLALLLNALICGLAVFAAARVLVQMRQRPVEEPAAASPSPINGFSIER
- a CDS encoding carboxypeptidase-like regulatory domain-containing protein, with amino-acid sequence MMQVRSFGAVAALLAALLVQSCSKSPLSEDGIRVESGELQGRVQLSDGGNPAEVYVWLEGTTVATRTGSTGEFTLQLPPAVTQTDASGWHRLYFYLANYKLAWAEVLVRNGRFVYGAGDLNADGELINQVSLFKMLRILTYVEPAVVPSQFDGPVHVQVSLQATLDSVTVVYPKSVGGFLGAILLRQRESGQIFADVPDVGAHTRDYDRIGPEVRSRRLVFNFTPNIVPPGHYEIIPYFFIEHANMPDGLLASLGERVEEIGADFLKIPAKREGGQFVVTGGTGSLP
- a CDS encoding penicillin acylase family protein, with the protein product MRWLKPIFGILLMLAVFLLLNFRQQQIPPLGKFLNPFAGFWQNNTTQDELPTHMFLPGLQDSVHVLWDERRVPHIFAGNEHDLYFAQGYLTARDRLWQMEFQTHAAAGRLAEIVGARGLEHDRFRRRLGMVYAAENALAAMRADSATWQAAEAYARGVNAWISNLPLRHLPLEYKILDYRPEAWTVMKSALLLKLMAWRLTSRNEEVVMSRTAAALGDSLTRLLHPGYPPFMEPIVPAETQWQFVPAAVPQQGHEFKYVPPEDASLSAALPARGSNNWAVAGSRTTSGYPILCNDPHLTLNLPAIWYEVQLAAPTVNVYGVSLPGAPAVVIGFNQQVAWGVTNAESDVMDWYHIVFQDSTRQAYFHDGAWRPTAWRVEEIKIRGGATVRDSIPFTHHGPVAYRAAEKPFASDVPRGAALRWVAHDASNELATFLKLNRSRNYGDFLAALEHYACPAQNFAFADSAGTIALWHHGRFPLRWPEQGRTVSDGSDRAYDWPGWIARAHLPHTVNPGRGFVSSANQSPVADTYPYFLGGEYAAFERGARINSQLAALSHLRPEDMQALQNDVVDLHAATVLPALLAQLPPTGLTPEQAQARAELEQWNYEFQADQVAPAIFAQWWRALQDSIWNDEWPNSDHRLKRPRRDVTVDLILHAPHAPYFDRRNTAARETLPDLAWLALQSAVRQLREKFGPMGPAWQWGHTRGTDLRHLADIPGLGRLGLRSSGNYTCVNAITNTTGPSWRMITALGPQPQAWVIYPGGQSGNPGSQFYDNFVDDWLAGKSYAALYLKSHLQTDDRLIGRTILRGRP
- a CDS encoding CHAT domain-containing protein, whose amino-acid sequence is MSKVIRILFLAANPRDTSPLRLDEEVRRIDQALRQSQFRDRFEIEQQWAVRVSDLQSHLLRYQPDIVHFSGHGSEASEIILEDHEGNSQPVSSAAFGQLFALLKDNIRCVVLNACFSAGQAQAIAQQIDCVIGMSSAIGDAAALSFASAFYQALGFGRDLQTAFDLGCLQINLESLDEQQTPKLIAPKSDPKQVIFASAEPLPTGAVPAGPPEGTTASSREYAILMTIGTACLCLIILVLGTVWAVLDNKINVETLGKIESAGFGGGLLGFGTILYRIIKIALSGGGQK
- a CDS encoding PepSY domain-containing protein; translation: MIVNPTGVILAVFCGLVLGCAAEKPTKPAARHDAEQIAREQVPGGFVTSLRQEVDLGRRVYKVLVQNDSTAKRVSIDAATGRIVEILDRTEDLREAMADNENLSVPLSPAVRAAAESTALAVVPGELLRWRVRKDQGRLLYRCGIAEADGKVARVTIDAVTCAVLAVDRSQPAR